One window from the genome of Candidatus Zixiibacteriota bacterium encodes:
- a CDS encoding type VI secretion system contractile sheath small subunit yields the protein MANNFWLGARERKVKDDSIPVELLPSNKTLYVAKLNNDEAAGVEPVECNNLKQVFEKFQPSFSAEVETLDGQSAPAEFKIRAMKDFQSKELIEQNEYLQKVYFSKEILSDLDKQLKKNTALKKTLEDPQTREALLKAAKYYVELLSE from the coding sequence ATGGCCAACAACTTTTGGCTCGGAGCCCGCGAACGAAAGGTGAAGGACGACTCGATCCCGGTCGAGCTGCTTCCCTCGAACAAGACGCTCTATGTGGCCAAACTCAACAACGACGAGGCGGCCGGCGTCGAGCCGGTGGAGTGCAACAATCTCAAGCAGGTGTTCGAAAAGTTCCAGCCCTCCTTCTCCGCTGAGGTCGAGACCCTCGACGGCCAGTCGGCGCCGGCCGAGTTCAAAATCCGCGCCATGAAGGACTTCCAGTCCAAAGAACTCATCGAACAGAACGAGTACCTGCAGAAAGTCTACTTCAGCAAGGAAATCCTCAGCGATCTGGACAAACAGCTCAAGAAGAACACCGCCCTCAAGAAAACGCTGGAGGATCCCCAGACCCGGGAAGCCCTGCTGAAAGCGGCCAAATATTACGTGGAATTGTTGAGCGAATGA
- a CDS encoding PAAR domain-containing protein: protein MGKPAARMGDMTVHGGAIVVGEPTVLIGGLPAARVGDMHTCPMVNPGAPPPPHVGGPIMPPGAVTVLIGGKPAACVGDMATCSGPPDAIAPPGCPTVLIGPGGGGGGGGGGAGSGAASGTAETAAGEGGGAGEAAEQEPEGHFLDVKYVDKAGKPITGVGYVVKGPDGKTDSGLLAGRIRRDGVDAGSYEIGLRCISKAEWSVERAKVGDTVTLRAVCAGLESGTKAALKIFVRDYNVPDRVVAELPAEVANDAIEADWVFAVDEKILRLQSSQQARSGYSSPRFYFVAEAEGCAARSPFLFYSDWLEIRLADSQGKAAAGKAYKVVFPNGEIREGTLDSDGKARLENVPPGKAQIFFEPQA from the coding sequence ATGGGCAAGCCGGCAGCGCGGATGGGTGATATGACGGTCCACGGCGGAGCCATCGTCGTCGGCGAACCGACTGTCCTCATCGGCGGCCTCCCGGCCGCGCGCGTCGGCGACATGCACACCTGCCCGATGGTTAACCCGGGGGCCCCGCCCCCGCCCCACGTGGGCGGCCCCATCATGCCCCCCGGCGCCGTCACCGTCCTCATCGGCGGCAAACCGGCGGCCTGTGTCGGCGACATGGCCACCTGTTCCGGCCCGCCCGATGCGATTGCACCCCCCGGTTGCCCGACCGTGCTCATCGGCCCCGGCGGCGGCGGCGGAGGAGGCGGCGGCGGCGCCGGCAGCGGCGCCGCCTCGGGAACCGCCGAGACCGCGGCCGGCGAAGGCGGCGGCGCCGGCGAAGCCGCCGAGCAAGAACCCGAGGGACACTTCCTCGACGTCAAGTACGTGGACAAAGCCGGCAAACCGATCACCGGCGTCGGGTACGTCGTCAAGGGCCCCGACGGCAAGACGGACTCCGGCCTCCTGGCCGGCCGCATCCGCCGCGACGGAGTGGATGCCGGAAGTTACGAGATCGGCCTGCGCTGCATCTCCAAGGCCGAGTGGTCGGTCGAGCGGGCCAAGGTGGGGGATACGGTGACCCTGCGCGCCGTGTGCGCCGGACTCGAATCCGGAACCAAGGCCGCTCTGAAAATATTCGTGCGCGACTACAACGTCCCCGACCGCGTGGTGGCCGAGCTTCCGGCCGAGGTCGCCAACGATGCCATCGAGGCGGACTGGGTCTTCGCTGTCGACGAAAAGATCCTCAGGCTGCAGTCATCGCAGCAGGCCCGGAGCGGCTATTCCAGTCCGCGGTTCTACTTTGTCGCTGAGGCCGAGGGCTGCGCTGCCCGCTCGCCCTTCCTCTTCTACAGCGACTGGCTCGAAATCCGGCTTGCCGACAGCCAGGGAAAAGCGGCCGCCGGAAAAGCCTACAAAGTCGTCTTCCCCAACGGAGAGATCCGCGAGGGGACGCTGGACAGCGACGGCAAAGCCCGGTTGGAAAACGTGCCGCCGGGAAAGGCGCAGATATTCTTTGAACCGCAGGCGTGA
- a CDS encoding type VI secretion system baseplate subunit TssF, giving the protein MTDHRGRSQAQIFAELYRHLRHFDPTMPESAERLDPILRILLQANAFQLAQIHQRLDQTWNEATASLIKSICPESGHWPVPAHTIMRCTPVDDAVEVDTYTRFYYKEEREGGQTFYFSPLTATRVLAAAVAHIYLATDRTAIEAVPAGSAAGAPRRTRTPADAADLRAIYIALSHQGLRSALDGAVAFLSGPPEIQGQLMWGEWTPGRLDGSFSGDARMCPGVDARWPGAADSESGDWGGLRRSEDIFVKHRNAFVKIPAAFASAWEPGPIDRRLRALCAAGGVAVPGDHERFYWIRIDLPPRGSRAAFAEPFDLCFDAVLAVNTHEQALFKHTGGNRLVEIEIPDDLGSVLEVSAVTDSAGKTYRASYEIGVSLDRNVYSLEARGDRLVLWFDFSESLDPPPDSITVAYTVTAGTAANGIGKGKITNLYESHPGLSRVANITPVSGAIPSKTEAQILAEVSARLRQRDRAMTFRDLETWALTFDPRIKRAEGRNSVERLNGGICRCVVVRIVIDAEDFHSEAEVDLLRSRLVSFLKARAAVNTIVIVEVVPQ; this is encoded by the coding sequence ATGACCGACCATCGCGGACGTTCCCAGGCGCAGATTTTCGCCGAACTCTACCGCCACCTGCGGCACTTCGACCCCACTATGCCGGAGTCGGCCGAACGGCTCGATCCCATCCTGCGCATCCTCCTCCAGGCCAACGCCTTCCAGCTCGCCCAGATCCACCAACGCCTCGACCAGACCTGGAACGAAGCCACCGCCTCGCTCATCAAATCCATCTGCCCCGAGAGCGGCCACTGGCCGGTCCCCGCCCATACCATCATGCGCTGTACGCCGGTCGATGATGCGGTCGAAGTCGATACCTACACCCGCTTCTACTACAAAGAGGAGCGCGAGGGCGGCCAGACGTTCTACTTCAGCCCGCTCACCGCGACCCGGGTGCTGGCCGCCGCCGTGGCCCACATCTACCTGGCCACCGACCGCACCGCCATCGAGGCGGTCCCGGCCGGGTCTGCGGCCGGTGCGCCCCGCCGGACGCGGACGCCCGCCGACGCCGCCGACCTCCGCGCCATCTACATCGCCCTCTCTCACCAAGGGCTGCGCTCGGCGCTCGACGGAGCCGTAGCCTTTCTCAGCGGCCCCCCCGAAATCCAGGGACAGCTCATGTGGGGCGAGTGGACTCCCGGCCGTCTCGACGGTTCGTTCTCCGGGGACGCCCGCATGTGCCCGGGCGTCGACGCCCGCTGGCCGGGCGCGGCCGACAGCGAGAGCGGCGACTGGGGCGGACTGCGCCGGTCGGAAGATATCTTCGTCAAACACCGCAACGCGTTCGTGAAAATACCCGCGGCCTTCGCCTCGGCCTGGGAACCGGGACCGATTGACCGCCGTCTCCGGGCGCTCTGCGCCGCCGGCGGCGTCGCCGTCCCGGGCGACCACGAGCGCTTCTACTGGATCAGGATCGACCTCCCCCCGCGCGGCTCCCGGGCGGCCTTCGCCGAACCTTTCGACCTCTGTTTCGACGCCGTCCTGGCCGTCAACACCCACGAGCAGGCGCTCTTCAAACACACGGGCGGCAACCGGCTGGTCGAGATCGAGATTCCCGACGACCTCGGCTCGGTCCTGGAGGTCAGCGCCGTCACTGATTCCGCCGGAAAAACCTACCGGGCCTCGTATGAAATCGGCGTCTCGCTCGACCGCAACGTCTACTCGCTCGAGGCGCGCGGCGACCGGCTGGTGCTCTGGTTCGATTTCTCAGAGTCGCTCGATCCGCCGCCCGACTCCATCACCGTCGCCTACACGGTGACCGCCGGCACGGCCGCCAACGGGATCGGAAAAGGCAAGATCACCAACCTCTACGAGAGCCACCCCGGCCTGTCGCGGGTGGCCAATATCACGCCCGTCTCCGGCGCCATTCCCTCCAAGACCGAGGCGCAGATTCTCGCCGAGGTCTCCGCCCGCCTGCGCCAGCGCGACCGGGCCATGACTTTCCGCGACCTCGAAACCTGGGCCCTCACCTTCGACCCCCGCATCAAGCGGGCCGAGGGCCGCAACAGCGTCGAGCGCCTCAACGGCGGCATCTGCCGGTGCGTTGTCGTGCGTATCGTCATCGACGCGGAAGATTTCCACAGCGAGGCCGAAGTTGACCTGCTGCGCAGCCGCCTGGTCAGCTTCCTGAAAGCCCGCGCCGCCGTCAACACCATCGTCATCGTCGAGGTCGTGCCGCAATGA
- a CDS encoding AAA family ATPase encodes MARPELTLKDIREAFARQQQRCRDLAEVVRNLQPVIHESDIGAVVARRTGIPLSKMMTAEKDRLINMEAHLASKIVGQEKAITSVANAIRKARAGLKLANRPVGSFLFLGPTGTGKTYLPKLLAEFLFDDKNAMVRLDMSEFMEKHSVAKMIGAPPGYVGYEEGGVLTEAVRRKPFSIVLFDEVEKAHPDVFNILLQLLDDGRLTDGQNRTVDFSNCIVVLTSNYAADLILDADREGREVDMDQVREFLFTKFRPEFLNRLNDIIIYHTFTPAQVETIAGLEFAQLARMLAEQNIAVSLSPEARAKLARDGYTFELGARPIQRVIERDITNRLSVEIITGTLAPGDAVVIAVQDDQYVFTRTGESRG; translated from the coding sequence ATGGCCAGACCCGAACTGACCCTGAAAGATATCCGCGAGGCCTTCGCCCGCCAGCAGCAACGCTGCCGCGATCTGGCCGAGGTGGTGCGGAACCTCCAGCCGGTCATCCACGAATCCGACATCGGCGCGGTCGTGGCCCGGCGGACCGGGATTCCCCTGTCGAAGATGATGACGGCCGAGAAGGACCGGCTCATTAATATGGAGGCGCACCTGGCCTCCAAAATCGTCGGACAGGAGAAGGCCATCACGAGCGTGGCCAACGCGATCCGCAAGGCGCGGGCCGGACTGAAACTGGCCAACCGCCCGGTCGGATCGTTCCTCTTCCTCGGCCCCACCGGCACCGGGAAGACCTACCTGCCCAAACTGCTCGCCGAATTCCTGTTCGACGACAAGAACGCCATGGTCCGGCTCGACATGTCCGAGTTCATGGAAAAACACTCGGTCGCCAAAATGATCGGCGCGCCCCCCGGCTATGTCGGGTATGAGGAAGGCGGCGTGCTGACCGAGGCGGTGCGGCGCAAACCCTTCTCGATCGTGCTCTTCGACGAGGTCGAAAAGGCCCACCCCGACGTCTTTAACATCCTCCTGCAGCTTCTTGACGACGGGCGGCTGACCGACGGGCAGAACCGGACGGTGGATTTCTCCAACTGCATCGTCGTCCTCACCTCCAACTACGCCGCCGACCTGATACTCGACGCCGACCGCGAAGGGCGGGAGGTCGACATGGACCAGGTCCGCGAATTCCTCTTCACCAAGTTCCGTCCGGAGTTTCTCAACCGCCTCAATGACATCATCATCTATCATACGTTCACCCCGGCCCAGGTGGAGACCATTGCGGGACTGGAATTTGCCCAGCTCGCCCGCATGCTCGCCGAACAGAACATCGCCGTCTCCCTGAGCCCCGAGGCGCGGGCCAAGCTCGCGCGCGACGGCTACACTTTCGAGCTGGGCGCCCGGCCGATCCAGCGCGTCATCGAGCGCGACATCACTAACCGCCTCTCGGTCGAGATCATCACCGGCACCCTCGCGCCCGGCGACGCCGTCGTCATCGCCGTACAGGACGATCAGTACGTGTTCACCCGAACCGGGGAATCCCGCGGATAA
- a CDS encoding D-alanyl-D-alanine carboxypeptidase family protein, with product MTPDHSDGGAGGGAGGSGAASGWTPPIVRPAEREDTPPPAAAPDDDAPAAESDMSAAAGSPPAPTAGKSDSPTVSATGLVTGNKYAICVRDSYLNHLEAEFDLKAGDIDDEGVRRLKRRGKKRKQTTPDGWVVELQDHLKKFVIGDVGESDGIFGRKGVLKAVQAFQAAALTKHRWQGKELKEVQITYKGKIDGLVDRDVKEEITRWLGNGYTAYYPKLTASVGRRKNKKGKVTEGANRKPDVLLVQDRLRELGYVAALPSSMKITDGVCDDGTVMAIKLFQAQAYDIDEHVKTKRGRCVPLPGGLIQKGKEDEKRLLGSNPPRYKEVAKGSIKPIQAGIKKRKDEATGDEKKIWDKLEEVWNRVSPHFPEGTNMSSGYRSDARQREMLRESYNETYKADLIKKFGKDEWEKYKKMQGVDDVKAEPEMRSMLAKVGFQIALPGTSSHRSGKAIDVSDNAGNVYDAQQIRALLWAHVMLDEKLVAKILPETAKNGKVVHWEFQ from the coding sequence ATGACGCCTGACCATAGCGATGGTGGGGCCGGCGGCGGCGCCGGCGGCAGTGGGGCGGCAAGCGGCTGGACCCCGCCGATTGTCCGACCGGCCGAACGCGAAGATACCCCCCCGCCCGCCGCTGCGCCCGATGACGACGCTCCCGCGGCCGAGTCGGACATGTCGGCCGCCGCCGGCAGCCCGCCGGCCCCCACCGCGGGAAAAAGCGACTCGCCCACCGTCTCCGCGACCGGACTGGTGACCGGAAACAAATACGCCATCTGTGTCCGCGATTCCTATCTCAATCACCTGGAAGCCGAATTCGATCTCAAAGCCGGCGACATCGACGACGAGGGGGTGCGGCGGCTCAAGCGCCGGGGAAAGAAGCGCAAACAGACCACCCCCGATGGATGGGTGGTCGAGCTTCAGGACCACCTCAAGAAGTTCGTTATCGGCGACGTCGGGGAGAGCGACGGAATCTTCGGGAGGAAGGGGGTGCTGAAGGCGGTGCAGGCGTTTCAGGCTGCCGCGCTGACCAAGCACCGCTGGCAGGGGAAAGAGCTCAAAGAGGTGCAGATCACCTACAAGGGGAAGATCGACGGCCTGGTCGACAGGGATGTGAAAGAGGAGATTACTCGCTGGCTGGGCAACGGTTACACCGCCTATTATCCAAAACTCACCGCCAGCGTCGGCCGCCGCAAGAACAAGAAGGGCAAGGTGACCGAGGGGGCGAACAGGAAACCGGATGTGCTGCTCGTCCAGGACCGGCTCCGGGAGCTGGGCTACGTCGCGGCCCTGCCGTCTTCAATGAAGATTACCGACGGCGTGTGCGATGACGGGACGGTGATGGCAATCAAACTGTTTCAAGCGCAGGCGTACGATATAGACGAGCACGTGAAAACCAAGCGGGGACGGTGCGTGCCGCTCCCAGGCGGCCTTATCCAGAAGGGGAAAGAAGACGAGAAGAGGCTTTTGGGGAGCAATCCGCCCCGTTACAAAGAGGTGGCGAAGGGGAGCATCAAGCCGATTCAAGCCGGCATCAAGAAACGGAAAGACGAAGCAACCGGCGACGAGAAAAAGATCTGGGACAAGCTTGAGGAGGTCTGGAATCGCGTCAGTCCGCATTTCCCCGAAGGCACGAACATGTCCTCCGGATACCGCAGCGATGCCCGCCAGCGGGAGATGCTTCGGGAAAGCTACAACGAGACCTACAAAGCCGACTTGATCAAGAAATTCGGTAAGGACGAGTGGGAGAAGTACAAGAAGATGCAGGGAGTGGATGATGTTAAAGCGGAACCGGAAATGCGCTCCATGCTGGCGAAGGTTGGGTTCCAAATCGCCCTGCCGGGCACGAGCTCTCACCGAAGCGGCAAGGCGATCGACGTATCGGACAACGCGGGGAATGTGTATGATGCCCAGCAGATACGGGCCCTCCTGTGGGCCCACGTGATGCTGGACGAGAAGCTTGTCGCAAAGATCCTGCCCGAGACAGCCAAAAACGGCAAAGTTGTCCACTGGGAGTTTCAATGA
- a CDS encoding GPW/gp25 family protein: MELLSLPLLPDAGHFPRTALDRSIVYSIGLILTSRLGMMPFLPDYGCDLWEREFTDLPTANKANIRASLRNSIDTHERRLYNVSVSFSEAQTSSGHALGLLVRVTGNYRDGAEEKKLQADFHVG, encoded by the coding sequence ATGGAATTGCTCTCACTGCCCCTCCTGCCCGACGCCGGCCACTTCCCGAGAACCGCTCTCGACCGCAGCATCGTGTATTCCATCGGGCTGATCCTGACCTCCCGCCTCGGCATGATGCCTTTTCTGCCCGACTACGGGTGCGACCTGTGGGAGCGCGAGTTCACCGACCTGCCGACGGCGAACAAGGCGAACATCCGCGCCAGCCTCCGCAACTCCATCGACACCCACGAACGGCGCCTCTACAACGTCTCGGTGTCGTTCTCGGAGGCGCAAACGAGCTCCGGCCACGCCCTCGGCCTGCTGGTCCGGGTGACCGGCAACTACCGGGACGGGGCGGAGGAAAAAAAACTGCAGGCCGACTTTCACGTCGGGTGA
- a CDS encoding type VI secretion system baseplate subunit TssG — MPDLCDRRQKLHYVTAIIILHKLGVDPGAVHLRAVGPFLNYRGEVHSQEPAPGTPLHPDTEISLDVGYSSVVDYLPYQFFHGLEGVSRLSGVHWEDRARALMAPFDGSVIRWTAEARHEVIRFSGGATDRRHVLRVLDLFGFSLETAAMTTSEALFWLTVMPTFNNWSGNPARVARILQAVFGLPFSIAENVPLPQEIPQDIQTRLGQQFSRLGNELVLGREYTDRDNGCEVVVHEVPADRAADWIEGGACRQRLANILEFSMPGHMDCRIRIEVREEPAPLGEGPAGAYLGASLRLHREPGAAAVRPVNEVDSTGSRL; from the coding sequence ATGCCCGATCTGTGCGACCGGCGCCAGAAACTCCACTACGTCACGGCGATCATCATCCTCCACAAACTCGGCGTCGACCCCGGCGCCGTCCACCTGCGGGCGGTGGGACCGTTCCTGAACTACCGCGGCGAGGTGCACTCGCAGGAGCCCGCTCCCGGAACGCCCCTGCACCCCGACACCGAGATCAGCCTCGACGTCGGGTACTCCAGCGTGGTCGACTATCTCCCTTACCAGTTTTTCCACGGCCTGGAGGGTGTCAGCCGCCTGAGCGGCGTGCACTGGGAAGACCGCGCCCGCGCCCTCATGGCGCCCTTCGACGGTTCCGTCATCCGCTGGACCGCCGAGGCTCGCCACGAGGTGATCCGGTTTTCCGGCGGCGCCACCGACCGCCGCCACGTTCTCCGCGTGCTCGACCTCTTCGGTTTCAGCCTGGAAACGGCCGCCATGACCACCTCCGAGGCCCTCTTCTGGCTGACCGTCATGCCCACTTTCAACAACTGGTCGGGAAACCCCGCGCGGGTCGCGCGCATCCTCCAGGCGGTGTTCGGCCTCCCGTTCTCCATCGCTGAGAACGTCCCCCTCCCGCAGGAGATCCCCCAGGACATTCAGACCCGCCTGGGACAGCAGTTCAGCCGGCTGGGAAACGAGCTGGTTCTCGGCCGGGAGTATACGGACCGCGACAACGGGTGCGAGGTGGTCGTGCACGAGGTCCCCGCCGACCGCGCCGCGGACTGGATCGAGGGAGGCGCCTGCCGGCAGCGCCTGGCGAACATCCTCGAGTTTAGCATGCCCGGACACATGGACTGCCGCATCAGGATCGAGGTGCGGGAAGAACCCGCCCCGCTGGGGGAAGGCCCCGCCGGCGCCTACCTCGGGGCCTCGCTGCGGCTCCACCGCGAGCCGGGGGCGGCCGCCGTACGTCCGGTCAATGAAGTTGACTCCACGGGGAGCAGGTTGTAG
- a CDS encoding DcrB-related protein, whose translation MVADPLCEGWPVIDEMGKTNKRFSMRLAEGWEDQTVHLFVGPAERGMNHHLTIAVDDIPLAETAQDYAEYRVEQFLDTLPAAEVLKEEPLALGEDLDAYEVVIKFVPSEAGPRFRRLVFVLHENTAFTFAADFTKVTRNTLGAQMIEMIKTFRPEAGA comes from the coding sequence ATGGTCGCGGACCCGTTATGCGAGGGATGGCCGGTGATCGATGAAATGGGGAAAACCAACAAGCGGTTCTCGATGAGGCTCGCCGAGGGCTGGGAGGACCAGACCGTGCACCTGTTCGTCGGCCCCGCCGAGCGCGGCATGAACCACCACCTGACGATCGCGGTCGACGACATCCCCCTGGCGGAGACGGCCCAGGATTACGCCGAGTACCGCGTCGAGCAGTTTCTGGACACCCTGCCGGCGGCCGAGGTGCTCAAAGAGGAGCCGCTGGCGCTCGGTGAGGATCTCGACGCCTACGAGGTCGTGATCAAATTCGTGCCCTCGGAGGCCGGACCCCGGTTCCGCCGCCTCGTGTTCGTGCTCCACGAGAACACCGCCTTCACCTTCGCGGCGGATTTCACCAAAGTGACCCGGAATACGCTCGGGGCGCAGATGATCGAGATGATCAAGACATTCCGGCCGGAGGCCGGCGCCTGA
- a CDS encoding ATP-dependent Clp protease ATP-binding subunit, translating to MDIAKYSSDSRAVIKVAREVAAEFRHPEISIEHLLVAVVRHEGSEVESILNQLKKNPATVAAMVESYLKQQPSRAAARDSLSASPAVQAVLAQAFEEKGKLYDALVEPEHILLAIFDRASALPPYLREQLEFTKEDLYQAMAESRSVEAIAVSPPRGEGSAAPAEEPRTVAAVSRYCADLTGRAAAGEYDPMIGRAEELRQVIQILLRRRKNSPVLVGGAGVGKSAIVEGLAQAVVSGAVPKALQGVKVLEVDMGGLVAGAKYKGEFEERFKALIGEVIKSAGRLILFIDEVHTIMGAGSGGAGMDAANLLKPALARGQLRLVGATTEEEYTKHLEKDKALLRRFEKVKVGEPPFDEAVAIVNGVAAKYEEHHRVTFSPEARVAAVKYAKRYLSEKNLPDIALDIIDEAASEFGVKKEMAERLLPGLEAAMKDIEPLLAAADGAGLSDEDQQKLRALYETFAGQLDALGGYWGHRLEVPEVSG from the coding sequence ATGGATATAGCGAAATACTCATCCGATTCCCGCGCCGTAATTAAAGTGGCCCGGGAAGTTGCCGCTGAATTCCGACATCCGGAAATCAGCATCGAGCACCTCCTGGTGGCGGTGGTGCGCCACGAGGGTTCCGAGGTCGAGTCGATCCTCAACCAGCTCAAGAAAAATCCCGCCACGGTCGCCGCCATGGTCGAGAGTTACCTCAAGCAGCAGCCCTCGCGGGCCGCTGCCCGGGACAGCCTCAGCGCCTCGCCGGCGGTGCAGGCGGTTCTCGCGCAGGCTTTCGAGGAAAAGGGAAAGCTCTACGACGCCCTCGTCGAGCCCGAGCATATCCTCCTGGCGATATTCGACCGCGCCTCCGCTCTCCCGCCCTACCTCCGCGAACAACTGGAGTTCACCAAGGAGGATTTGTACCAGGCCATGGCGGAGAGCCGGTCGGTCGAGGCGATCGCTGTCTCCCCGCCCCGGGGCGAGGGATCGGCTGCCCCGGCCGAGGAGCCCAGGACGGTCGCCGCGGTCTCCCGCTACTGCGCCGATCTCACCGGCCGGGCGGCGGCCGGCGAGTACGACCCGATGATCGGGCGGGCCGAGGAACTGCGCCAGGTGATTCAGATTCTGCTCCGCCGCCGCAAAAATTCCCCCGTCCTCGTGGGGGGCGCCGGGGTCGGCAAATCGGCGATCGTCGAGGGCCTGGCCCAGGCGGTCGTGAGCGGAGCGGTCCCCAAGGCCCTCCAGGGCGTCAAAGTTCTCGAAGTGGACATGGGCGGGCTCGTGGCCGGCGCCAAGTACAAAGGCGAATTCGAAGAGCGGTTCAAGGCGCTCATCGGCGAGGTCATCAAGTCGGCCGGCCGCCTCATCCTGTTCATCGACGAAGTCCACACCATCATGGGTGCGGGAAGCGGCGGCGCCGGTATGGACGCCGCCAATCTCCTCAAACCCGCCCTCGCCCGCGGCCAGCTCCGCCTGGTCGGCGCGACCACCGAAGAGGAGTACACCAAACACCTCGAAAAAGACAAGGCGCTCCTGCGCCGGTTCGAGAAGGTCAAGGTCGGGGAACCGCCCTTCGACGAGGCGGTGGCGATCGTCAACGGCGTGGCCGCAAAGTACGAGGAACACCACCGCGTGACTTTCAGCCCCGAGGCGCGCGTGGCCGCCGTCAAGTACGCCAAACGCTACCTCAGCGAGAAAAACCTCCCCGACATCGCCCTCGACATCATCGATGAAGCGGCCAGCGAATTCGGCGTCAAGAAAGAAATGGCCGAGCGCCTCCTGCCGGGGCTGGAAGCCGCTATGAAAGACATTGAGCCGCTCCTGGCGGCCGCCGACGGGGCCGGCCTGAGCGACGAGGACCAGCAAAAACTGCGCGCCCTCTACGAGACGTTCGCCGGGCAACTGGACGCCCTCGGCGGGTACTGGGGGCACCGCCTGGAGGTGCCGGAGGTGAGCGGCTGA